One stretch of Acholeplasma laidlawii PG-8A DNA includes these proteins:
- a CDS encoding helix-turn-helix domain-containing protein, with protein MTTGQRLAKLRKDHNYTQEELGELLDVSRQSISKWESDQAFPETQKLIELSKLYQTSVDYLLGNENEHTQSNIGDSTHTNEPFKMTPKLFTMIWGVTYFVVMLLLYAVPILKVTITTDPFFGNIGFTLNITSYDLLKNGPGDYGNFLVYLGLFALIAFTALSVFIFFTNHQRLYKIRRIISITEVIIWAIFTVSFIESIQLGIIFIILLTIINLILLFKVKNNLISTPISA; from the coding sequence ATGACTACAGGTCAAAGACTTGCAAAACTAAGAAAAGATCACAATTATACTCAAGAGGAGTTAGGTGAGTTACTAGATGTATCTAGACAATCTATATCCAAATGGGAATCTGATCAAGCATTTCCAGAAACACAAAAATTAATAGAGTTATCCAAACTCTATCAGACTTCAGTAGATTATCTACTTGGCAATGAAAACGAACATACACAATCCAATATAGGTGATTCTACTCATACCAATGAACCATTTAAAATGACACCTAAGTTATTTACAATGATTTGGGGTGTCACATATTTTGTAGTGATGTTACTTCTATATGCAGTACCCATATTAAAAGTTACAATCACTACAGATCCGTTCTTTGGTAACATTGGTTTTACACTCAATATCACCAGTTATGACTTACTTAAAAACGGACCTGGTGATTACGGCAACTTCTTAGTATATTTGGGTTTGTTTGCTTTAATTGCATTTACTGCACTATCTGTCTTTATCTTTTTTACAAATCATCAAAGACTTTATAAGATACGCCGAATTATCTCAATCACTGAAGTAATTATATGGGCTATATTTACAGTATCCTTTATAGAAAGTATTCAATTAGGGATCATATTTATTATCTTACTTACTATAATTAACCTAATATTACTATTTAAAGTCAAAAATAATCTAATTTCTACACCTATAAGCGCTTAA